A stretch of Henckelia pumila isolate YLH828 chromosome 4, ASM3356847v2, whole genome shotgun sequence DNA encodes these proteins:
- the LOC140863102 gene encoding serine/threonine-protein phosphatase 5 isoform X2: MPPSMATEDSNNDSQAEELKTLANEAFKARKYSQAIDLYTQAIEVSSDNAVYWANRAFAHTKLEEYGSAIQDATKAIEIDSRYSKGYYRRGAAYLAMGKFKDALKDFQQVKKICPNDPDATKKLKECEKAVMKLKFEDAISVPQSERHSVADSIDYHTIDVESQYTGARIEGDVVTLEFVKKMMDDFKNQKCLHKRYAYQIVLQLRETLRALPSLVDINVPDGKHFTVCGDVHGQFYDLMNIFELNGLPSEDNPYLFNGDFVDRGSFSVEVILTLFAFKCMSPSAMYLSRGNHESKSMNKIYGFEGEVKSKLSDKFVELFAEVFCCLPLAHVINKKVFVVHGGLFSVDGVKLSEIRAIDRFCEPPEEGLMCELLWSDPQPQLGRGPSKRGVGLSFGADVTKRFLQDNNLDLVVRSHEVKDEGYEIEHDGKLITVFSAPNYCDQMGNKGAFIRFEAPDLKPNIVSFSAVPHPDVKPMAYANNFLRMFS, from the exons ATGCCCCCTAGCATGGCGACAGAAGATTCCAACAACGATTCGCAAGCTGAAGAACTCAAAACCCTAGCTAACGAAGCGTTCAAAG CGCGCAAGTATTCTCAGGCAATTGATTTATATACTCAAGCAATAGAAGTGAGTAGCGATAATGCGGTATACTGGGCTAACCGTGCTTTTGCGCACACCAAATTGGAGGAATATGGAAGTGCCATACAGGACGCTACCAAAGCTATTGAAATTGACTCCAGATATTCCAAG GGGTATTACAGACGTGGTGCAGCATATTTGGCAATGGGAAAGTTTAAAGATGCTCTTAAGGATTTTCAACAA GTCAAAAAGATTTGTCCAAATGACCCTGATGCTACCAAGAAATTGAAGGAATGCGAGAAAGCAGTTATGAAGCTAAAATTTGAAGATGCAATTTCTGTACCTCAATCTGAAAGACATTCAGTAGCTGATTCTATTGATTATCACACTATAG ACGTGGAATCTCAATATACTGGTGCTAGAATAGAAGGAGATGTTGTGACTTtggaatttgtgaagaaaatgaTGGATGATTTCAAGAACCAGAAGTGCTTACACAAAAG ATACGCCTACCAGATTGTGCTACAGTTAAGAGAGACGCTTCGGGCACTGCCATCTCTTGTTGATATCAATGTTCCCGATGGGAAACATTTCACTGTATGTGGTGATGTACATGGCCAG TTTTACGATTTAATGAATATATTTGAGCTCAATGGGCTTCCATCAGAGGATAATCCGTATCTGTTCAATGGAGACTTTGTAGATAGAGGTTCATTTTCTGTTGAAGTGATACTCACACTATTTGCCTTCAAATGCATGTCGCCATCAG CTATGTACCTTTCTCGAGGGAACCATGAAAGCAAGAGCATGAACAAAATATATGGTTTTGAGGGCGAGGTCAAGTCGAAATTGAGTGATAAGTTTGTGGAACTATTTGCTGAAGTGTTTTGTTGTTTACCTCTGGCTCATGTCATAAATAAGAAAGTTTTTGTGGTCCACGGAGGACTTTTCAGCGTTGATGGTGTTAAGCTCTCTGAAATCAGAGCAATTGATCGATTTTGTGAGCCTCCTGAGGAAG GGTTGATGTGCGAATTGCTATGGAGTGATCCACAACCTCAACTTGGGAGGGGACCCAGCAAGCGTGGCGTTGGTCTTTCATTTGGTGCTGATGTAACAAAAAGATTTTTGCAGGACAACAACCTAG ATTTAGTAGTGCGGTCGCATGAAGTCAAGGATGAAGGTTACGAGATCGAACATGATGGTAAACTTATCACCGTGTTCTCTGCCCCAAATTACTGCGATCAG ATGGGAAACAAGGGTGCCTTTATTCGTTTTGAAGCTCCTGATCTGAAACCAAATATCGTCTCCTTTTCAGCTGTG CCGCACCCAGACGTCAAGCCAATGGCCTACGCAAACAATTTCCTGCGAATGTTCTCATAA
- the LOC140860408 gene encoding uncharacterized protein, translating into MTNFIHQIQLKIKKMLCSFSRPCSLQTLLLTLIFLSLSPVFSTIQIDANSQPNKYPPPNMDPLELETLFKIMETLSSDENWRVSYPDPCQPGSSWPGIECKITGDDILFHVIRLDFGTPPNPTCKKTATFPSEIFHLPYLESIFIFQCFTHAPTVISVSLNESSINSPIQQLSLRSNSRLVGSIPPQLSSLKSLQILTLSQNRLAGPIPVEIFSLSSLLHLDFSYNFITGAIPSEVGDFRNLVGLDLSYNKFVGPIPSEIGQLVELQKLDLSYNSLTGSIPESIQQLHALVFLDLSSNKLSGRLPDGFKGLQNLQYLLLEDNPMFISLPLQFSHLKKLQELRLGNCGYSGTIPEKYSELTNLSTLSLQNNRLSGEIPAGFGNLSHIYHLNLSRNFLNGVVPFNSSFLKRLGRNLDLSGNPGLCLSPSAAADDVHVGVDVCGNNKYGSSIQPPEKSEAPRDHITSFWFNVALIFLALNEILCPA; encoded by the coding sequence ATGACAAATTTTATTCACCAAATTCAACTCAAAATAAAGAAGATGCTCTGTTCATTTTCACGTCCATGTTCCCTTCAAACACTTCTCCTAACactaatttttctttcattatcTCCTGTCTTCTCCACTATTCAGATTGATGCAAACAGCCAGCCAAACAAGTATCCCCCTCCTAATATGGATCCACTTGAACTTGAAACCTTGTTCAAGATTATGGAAACCCTGTCATCTGATGAAAATTGGAGAGTTTCTTACCCGGACCCTTGCCAGCCGGGTTCATCCTGGCCGGGAATCGAGTGCAAGATTACAGGAGATGACATTCTTTTCCATGTAATTAGACTTGATTTTGGCACCCCACCAAATCcaacatgcaagaaaacagcCACGTTTCCTTCAGAAATCTTTCATCTCCCGTATCTTGAATCCATTTTCATTTTCCAGTGTTTCACTCATGCCCCGACAGTTATTTCGGTCTCACTAAACGAATCGTCCATCAATTCTCCAATTCAACAGCTGAGTTTGAGATCAAATTCTAGACTTGTTGGCTCAATCCCACCTCAACTTTCCTCTTTGAAATCACTCCAAATCCTCACATTGTCACAAAACAGGCTCGCAGGGCCAATTCCAGTTGAAATTTTCAGTTTGAGTTCACTTTTGCACCTGGATTTTAGCTACAACTTCATCACTGGAGCAATCCCCTCTGAAGTAGGCGATTTTAGAAACCTTGTGGGCCTTGATTTAAGCTATAACAAGTTCGTGGGACCAATCCCATCTGAAATAGGACAGCTAGTTGAACTTCAAAAGCTTGACTTGAGCTACAATTCTTTAACTGGAAGCATTCCAGAAAGCATTCAACAGCTGCATGCTTTGGTTTTCTTGGATTTGAGCAGCAACAAATTGAGCGGGAGACTCCCAGATGGATTCAAAGGGTTGCAGAATTTGCAGTATTTGTTATTGGAAGATAATCCAATGTTTATATCTCTGCCattgcaattcagtcatctcaagaaacttcaagaacTCAGGCTCGGAAATTGTGGCTACTCGGGAACAATACCAGAGAAGTATTCAGAACTAACAAATCTAAGCACACTTTCATTGCAGAACAACCGTTTATCAGGTGAAATTCCAGCGGGTTTCGGCAACCTGTCACATATATATCACTTGAATTTGAGCAGAAATTTTCTGAACGGGGTTGTGCCTTTTAACTCAAGTTTCTTGAAAAGGCTTGGAAGAAACTTGGACCTCAGTGGCAACCCGGGGTTGTGTTTGAGTCCATCTGCAGCGGCGGATGATGTTCATGTTGGAGTAGATGTTTGTGGGAATAATAAATATGGGTCATCAATTCAGCCGCCGGAGAAATCTGAAGCTCCAAGGGATCATATCACATCATTTTGGTTCAATGTTGCTCTGATTTTTCTTGCACTGAATGAAATATTGTGTCCTGCTTAA
- the LOC140863102 gene encoding serine/threonine-protein phosphatase 5 isoform X1, which produces MPPSMATEDSNNDSQAEELKTLANEAFKARKYSQAIDLYTQAIEVSSDNAVYWANRAFAHTKLEEYGSAIQDATKAIEIDSRYSKGYYRRGAAYLAMGKFKDALKDFQQVKKICPNDPDATKKLKECEKAVMKLKFEDAISVPQSERHSVADSIDYHTIGDRAGSSFVSLRATAVAAAVAVVAVMAVYMGAKAAIAVAARAVVMILVVWVTFWHGRRNEGVFTKGQTFDLDVESQYTGARIEGDVVTLEFVKKMMDDFKNQKCLHKRYAYQIVLQLRETLRALPSLVDINVPDGKHFTVCGDVHGQFYDLMNIFELNGLPSEDNPYLFNGDFVDRGSFSVEVILTLFAFKCMSPSAMYLSRGNHESKSMNKIYGFEGEVKSKLSDKFVELFAEVFCCLPLAHVINKKVFVVHGGLFSVDGVKLSEIRAIDRFCEPPEEGLMCELLWSDPQPQLGRGPSKRGVGLSFGADVTKRFLQDNNLDLVVRSHEVKDEGYEIEHDGKLITVFSAPNYCDQMGNKGAFIRFEAPDLKPNIVSFSAVPHPDVKPMAYANNFLRMFS; this is translated from the exons ATGCCCCCTAGCATGGCGACAGAAGATTCCAACAACGATTCGCAAGCTGAAGAACTCAAAACCCTAGCTAACGAAGCGTTCAAAG CGCGCAAGTATTCTCAGGCAATTGATTTATATACTCAAGCAATAGAAGTGAGTAGCGATAATGCGGTATACTGGGCTAACCGTGCTTTTGCGCACACCAAATTGGAGGAATATGGAAGTGCCATACAGGACGCTACCAAAGCTATTGAAATTGACTCCAGATATTCCAAG GGGTATTACAGACGTGGTGCAGCATATTTGGCAATGGGAAAGTTTAAAGATGCTCTTAAGGATTTTCAACAA GTCAAAAAGATTTGTCCAAATGACCCTGATGCTACCAAGAAATTGAAGGAATGCGAGAAAGCAGTTATGAAGCTAAAATTTGAAGATGCAATTTCTGTACCTCAATCTGAAAGACATTCAGTAGCTGATTCTATTGATTATCACACTATAG GGGATAGGGCAGGCTCATCTTTTGTTTCCCTGAGAGCTACTGCTGTAGCAGCGGCAGTCGCTGTAGTGGCAGTAATGGCAGTATATATGGGGGCTAAAGCAGCCATAGCAGTGGCAGCGAGAGCTGTGGTGATGATATTGGTGGTCTGGGTAACATTTTGGCATGGTCGCCGCAACGAAGGTGTCTTTACCAAGGGTCAAACATTTGACTTAG ACGTGGAATCTCAATATACTGGTGCTAGAATAGAAGGAGATGTTGTGACTTtggaatttgtgaagaaaatgaTGGATGATTTCAAGAACCAGAAGTGCTTACACAAAAG ATACGCCTACCAGATTGTGCTACAGTTAAGAGAGACGCTTCGGGCACTGCCATCTCTTGTTGATATCAATGTTCCCGATGGGAAACATTTCACTGTATGTGGTGATGTACATGGCCAG TTTTACGATTTAATGAATATATTTGAGCTCAATGGGCTTCCATCAGAGGATAATCCGTATCTGTTCAATGGAGACTTTGTAGATAGAGGTTCATTTTCTGTTGAAGTGATACTCACACTATTTGCCTTCAAATGCATGTCGCCATCAG CTATGTACCTTTCTCGAGGGAACCATGAAAGCAAGAGCATGAACAAAATATATGGTTTTGAGGGCGAGGTCAAGTCGAAATTGAGTGATAAGTTTGTGGAACTATTTGCTGAAGTGTTTTGTTGTTTACCTCTGGCTCATGTCATAAATAAGAAAGTTTTTGTGGTCCACGGAGGACTTTTCAGCGTTGATGGTGTTAAGCTCTCTGAAATCAGAGCAATTGATCGATTTTGTGAGCCTCCTGAGGAAG GGTTGATGTGCGAATTGCTATGGAGTGATCCACAACCTCAACTTGGGAGGGGACCCAGCAAGCGTGGCGTTGGTCTTTCATTTGGTGCTGATGTAACAAAAAGATTTTTGCAGGACAACAACCTAG ATTTAGTAGTGCGGTCGCATGAAGTCAAGGATGAAGGTTACGAGATCGAACATGATGGTAAACTTATCACCGTGTTCTCTGCCCCAAATTACTGCGATCAG ATGGGAAACAAGGGTGCCTTTATTCGTTTTGAAGCTCCTGATCTGAAACCAAATATCGTCTCCTTTTCAGCTGTG CCGCACCCAGACGTCAAGCCAATGGCCTACGCAAACAATTTCCTGCGAATGTTCTCATAA
- the LOC140865745 gene encoding ubiquinone biosynthesis O-methyltransferase, mitochondrial-like — translation MASKLLLKRLQALTRSSPRFHNKFFRSQNRCLNLVRHYSDSVNSPPAPGFQLKSSLNQDELKKFSAIAETWWDSEGPFKPLHVMNPTRLAFIRSTLCRHFGKDPHCPRPFEGLKFVDVGCGGGILSEPLARMGATVTGIDAVDKNIKIARVHADRDSVTSSINYQCTTAETLVEERREFDAVIALEVIEHVADPAEFCKSLSALTAVGGATVISTINRSMRAYATAIIIAEYVLHWLPRGTHEWSSFLTPEELVLILERASVHVQEMAGFVYNPLSGQWSLADDISVNFIAFGTKQSA, via the exons ATGGCTTCAAAGCTTCTGTTGAAACGACTCCAAGCCCTAACCAGGTCCTCTCCAAGGTTCCACAATAAGTTTTTTCGATCCCAAAATCGATGCTTGAATCTTGTAAGGCATTATTCGGATTCCGTCAACAGTCCACCAGCTCCCGGTTTTCAGTTAAAGAGCTCGTTGAATCAAGATGAGCTTAAGAAGTTCTCCGCCATTGCTGAGACAtg GTGGGATTCGGAAGGACCGTTTAAGCCATTGCACGTGATGAATCCTACCAGACTTGCCTTTATCAGGTCCACGTTATGCCGGCATTTTGG AAAGGATCCACACTGTCCAAGGCCATTTGAAGGATTGAAATTCGTGGATGTTGGTTGTGGAGGGGGTATTTTATCTGAG CCTTTGGCTCGCATGGGTGCTACTGTAACAGGAATTGATGCGGTAGACAAGAATATTAAGATTGCACGTGTTCATGCG GATCGGGATTCAGTAACTTCTTCAATTAATTATCAATGCACAACTGCTG AAACATTGGTGGAAGAGAGGAGAGAATTTGATGCTGTAATTGCTTTGGAG GTAATTGAGCATGTGGCAGATCCTGCTGAGTTTTGCAAATCTTTGTCAGCATTGACAGCTGTTGGTGGAGCTACTGTAATCTCAACCATTAATCGATCAATGAGAGCTTATGCAACTGCCATTATTATTGCAGAATATGTCTTGCATTGG CTTCCAAGAGGTACACATGAATGGTCAAGTTTTCTCACGCCAGAGGAACTGGTCCTAATCCTCGAGCGTGCTTCAGTTCAT GTTCAAGAGATGGCCGGGTTTGTCTACAATCCTCTGTCAGGGCAATGGTCTCTCGCTGATGATATCAGTGTAAATTTCATTGCATTTGGAACAAAACAAAGCGCATAG